One segment of Natronosalvus halobius DNA contains the following:
- a CDS encoding ferredoxin — MSDAREKTAETDGGEGRPRPSDVGSSDGPPVDEKPYKIIFEANKCFGAGKCAEVSDNWEMDLQTSLARPNSYFISEDDLQENVRAAEVCPAKKDQGCIHVIDRRTDEEIAPDPHGDGTLSVDW, encoded by the coding sequence ATGAGCGACGCACGCGAGAAGACCGCTGAAACCGACGGGGGCGAAGGACGCCCACGCCCCAGCGACGTCGGCTCGAGCGACGGGCCGCCGGTCGACGAGAAGCCGTACAAGATCATCTTCGAGGCGAACAAGTGCTTCGGCGCGGGCAAGTGCGCCGAGGTGAGCGACAACTGGGAGATGGACCTCCAGACGAGTCTCGCGCGGCCAAATTCGTACTTTATCAGCGAGGACGATCTCCAGGAGAACGTCCGCGCGGCCGAGGTCTGTCCGGCGAAGAAAGACCAGGGCTGTATCCACGTGATCGACCGCCGAACGGACGAGGAGATCGCGCCCGATCCACACGGCGACGGCACGCTGAGCGTCGACTGGTAG
- a CDS encoding metallophosphoesterase gives MAGAFPDSVRVDAPVEFLERAVFVPGANALVLSDLHVGKAAASRIEAPIDDGGDVIDRLERLLGRVDAEMVVVAGDLLHSFSTVPRGADWTVTRLERVVAETGGELVVTPGNHDGMLEAVYDGRAPDAYVLADGETLVCHGHEQPVLERVDAESENHENHENHENHENRKNRENREASNLERVVVGHDHPALSVGGRKLPCFLYGPAAWEGLDVLMLPAFTRSASGVTINRARGTDLQSPVIRSLEPFHPVIRDEGADETRWFPPLEACRHLL, from the coding sequence ATGGCCGGCGCTTTTCCCGACTCCGTTCGAGTGGACGCCCCCGTCGAGTTCCTCGAGCGTGCCGTCTTCGTCCCGGGAGCCAACGCACTCGTCCTCTCGGACCTCCACGTCGGGAAGGCAGCGGCTTCTCGGATCGAGGCACCGATCGACGACGGCGGCGACGTGATCGATCGCCTCGAGCGCCTGCTCGGTCGCGTCGACGCCGAAATGGTCGTCGTCGCCGGCGACCTCTTGCACTCGTTTTCGACCGTACCCCGTGGGGCCGACTGGACTGTCACTCGCCTCGAGCGGGTCGTTGCTGAGACCGGTGGCGAACTGGTGGTCACCCCCGGAAACCACGACGGGATGCTCGAGGCGGTCTACGACGGACGCGCTCCCGACGCGTACGTGCTGGCCGACGGGGAGACGCTGGTTTGCCACGGGCACGAGCAGCCCGTCCTGGAGCGAGTCGATGCGGAATCCGAGAATCACGAGAATCACGAGAATCACGAGAATCACGAGAACCGCAAGAATCGCGAGAACCGCGAGGCCTCGAACCTCGAGCGAGTCGTCGTCGGCCACGACCACCCAGCGCTCTCGGTCGGCGGGCGAAAGCTCCCCTGTTTTCTCTACGGCCCGGCTGCCTGGGAGGGCCTGGACGTGCTGATGCTCCCGGCGTTCACCCGGAGCGCGTCGGGCGTGACGATCAACCGGGCCCGAGGAACCGACTTGCAGTCGCCCGTGATTCGGTCGCTCGAGCCGTTCCATCCGGTGATTCGCGACGAGGGCGCCGACGAAACGCGTTGGTTCCCGCCGCTCGAGGCGTGTCGGCACCTGCTGTAG
- a CDS encoding ComEC/Rec2 family competence protein: protein MRPVRLLLLTLVVVVLVTGGCLDFGTSTGPRDVDGGDGDDGDELEDGDDTDDSDDHSNDGETDRKTGTLEIHHIDVGQADATLLIEPSGETMLVDSGDWRDDGEQVIAYLEERGIDRVDHLVATHAHADHIGGHAAVIEHVETNGDGVGAIYDSGVVSTSQTYERYLDAVEKHDVDLFPVREGDAVDFGEAEIEFYNPPAEGPNDEDGLNDNSIVLSVAYGDVSYLTTGDAGRTVESRLVERHGDDLRAEVYQAGHHGSSTSSSSAFLDVVDPEVTVVSAPLESQYGHPHDEVLAAFSERGIETYWTGVHGHVVVTTDGESVAVQTERSGPTDGYVLLEEFSTDETETSEQLAQRVTGFPTEVLSLP, encoded by the coding sequence GTGCGACCCGTTCGTCTGCTGCTCCTGACGCTCGTCGTCGTCGTACTGGTTACCGGCGGCTGTCTCGACTTCGGGACGTCAACGGGTCCTCGAGACGTCGATGGTGGAGACGGTGACGACGGCGACGAACTCGAAGACGGTGACGACACTGACGACAGCGACGATCACTCCAACGACGGCGAAACGGATCGGAAGACGGGCACACTCGAAATCCACCACATCGACGTGGGACAGGCCGACGCGACCCTGCTGATCGAGCCATCGGGGGAGACGATGCTCGTCGACAGCGGCGACTGGCGAGACGACGGTGAGCAGGTCATCGCCTACCTCGAGGAGCGGGGAATCGACCGCGTCGACCACCTCGTCGCGACCCACGCCCACGCCGATCACATCGGCGGCCACGCCGCGGTGATCGAGCACGTCGAGACGAACGGCGACGGCGTCGGCGCCATCTACGACTCCGGTGTCGTCTCGACGAGCCAGACCTACGAACGCTACCTGGACGCCGTGGAGAAACACGATGTCGACCTCTTTCCGGTTCGAGAGGGGGACGCCGTCGACTTCGGCGAGGCGGAAATCGAGTTCTACAATCCGCCGGCCGAGGGTCCGAACGACGAGGACGGCCTCAACGACAACAGCATCGTTTTATCCGTAGCCTACGGCGACGTCTCCTACCTGACGACCGGTGACGCCGGGCGCACGGTCGAATCGCGCCTGGTCGAGCGCCACGGCGACGACCTCCGGGCGGAGGTCTACCAGGCAGGACACCACGGGTCATCGACCAGCTCGTCGTCGGCGTTTCTCGACGTCGTCGATCCCGAGGTGACGGTCGTCTCGGCTCCCCTCGAGAGTCAGTACGGACATCCGCACGACGAGGTGCTCGCGGCGTTCAGCGAACGCGGAATCGAGACCTACTGGACGGGCGTTCACGGTCACGTGGTCGTCACCACGGACGGCGAGTCTGTCGCGGTTCAGACGGAGCGGTCTGGTCCAACGGATGGATACGTCCTCCTGGAGGAGTTCTCGACCGATGAGACGGAGACGTCCGAGCAATTGGCCCAACGCGTAACCGGATTCCCGACGGAGGTACTCTCACTCCCATGA
- a CDS encoding Lrp/AsnC family transcriptional regulator: MSSTRSAADDWRETIDETDAAIVDGYQSGFPIAERPFRVVGDALGIDEDEALDRVRRLREDGIFRRFGAVLNPPVIGSSTLAAVKAPEDRFDEIAEVINGYRQVNHNYARDHEWNMWFVVTAGSQETRDRILEEIEERTGCTVLVLPMLTDYYIDLEFPVVNADSFARESLEDGTDASATRISEDAAGGLSPLDAALLLAIQDGFPLSRTPYDDIAAELATDLECEVCVEEVLEGVSRLQDEGCIKRVGCIVNHVVTGFDANCMVVWDVPDDRLDEWGERAGSLPYVTLCYHRPRRPDLEWPYNLFTMIHGRDQSAVDAKIDELTEEYLPVTHERLYSTETLKQTGAQYEALVS, encoded by the coding sequence ATGAGTTCCACTCGATCGGCCGCGGACGACTGGCGCGAGACGATCGACGAGACGGACGCCGCCATCGTCGACGGCTACCAGAGCGGGTTCCCCATCGCGGAGCGTCCCTTCCGCGTCGTCGGCGACGCCCTCGGGATCGACGAAGATGAGGCTCTCGACCGCGTCCGACGCCTGCGCGAGGACGGCATCTTCCGTCGCTTCGGCGCCGTCCTCAACCCGCCCGTCATCGGCTCCTCGACGCTCGCAGCCGTCAAGGCACCCGAAGACCGGTTCGACGAGATCGCCGAGGTGATCAACGGGTACCGACAGGTCAACCACAACTACGCCCGCGACCACGAGTGGAACATGTGGTTCGTCGTGACCGCCGGTTCCCAAGAGACGCGAGACCGCATCCTGGAGGAGATCGAGGAGCGAACCGGCTGCACTGTGTTAGTGCTCCCGATGCTGACGGATTACTACATCGACCTCGAGTTTCCCGTGGTGAACGCGGACAGTTTCGCACGCGAGAGCCTCGAGGACGGCACCGACGCCTCCGCAACTCGGATCAGCGAGGACGCCGCGGGCGGCCTCTCCCCGCTCGACGCCGCGCTCTTGCTCGCGATCCAGGACGGGTTCCCGCTGTCCAGGACGCCCTACGACGACATTGCGGCCGAACTCGCGACCGACCTGGAGTGCGAGGTGTGCGTCGAAGAGGTGCTCGAGGGCGTTTCCCGCCTCCAAGACGAGGGCTGCATCAAGCGGGTCGGCTGCATCGTCAACCACGTCGTGACCGGCTTCGACGCCAACTGCATGGTCGTCTGGGACGTCCCTGACGACCGACTGGACGAGTGGGGCGAGCGCGCTGGTTCGCTGCCCTACGTGACTCTGTGTTACCACCGACCGCGACGACCAGACCTCGAGTGGCCTTACAACCTGTTCACGATGATCCACGGGCGAGATCAGTCAGCGGTCGACGCCAAAATCGACGAACTCACCGAGGAGTACCTGCCGGTTACCCACGAGCGCCTGTACTCGACGGAGACGTTGAAGCAGACGGGGGCGCAGTACGAGGCGTTAGTGAGTTAG
- a CDS encoding DUF3006 family protein — protein sequence MTSATVTAVLDRIADDSVAVLLLETEAGDEGEDNDDHGNDVDGIEDETLDGEDTEADSGGATEADDGEDATKRRQLDLDLESLPENGRHEGAVFEVVLEDGAVREMRYRPDEETDRRDRLQDRFDRLSDRLPDRD from the coding sequence ATGACCAGTGCGACTGTCACTGCCGTCCTCGACCGCATCGCCGACGATTCGGTCGCGGTGTTGCTGCTCGAGACCGAGGCCGGCGACGAAGGCGAAGACAACGACGACCACGGCAACGACGTCGATGGTATCGAAGACGAAACACTCGATGGCGAAGACACCGAAGCCGACAGCGGCGGAGCCACCGAAGCCGATGACGGTGAAGACGCTACGAAACGCCGGCAACTCGACCTCGACCTCGAGTCACTCCCCGAGAACGGCCGCCACGAGGGGGCCGTCTTCGAAGTCGTTCTCGAGGATGGAGCAGTACGCGAGATGCGGTATCGACCCGACGAGGAGACTGATCGCCGCGATCGACTGCAGGATCGTTTCGACCGACTCTCCGACCGACTTCCGGACCGAGACTAA
- a CDS encoding pyridoxamine 5'-phosphate oxidase family protein, whose translation MSRIEVAELEEAERTSVLGTGGTGVLSFSTEGDEPPRTVPVSYGYDSVESTFYFRLATSPEHPPETLDGHAVSFVTYDANDEWWSVVAKGRLQDIERDDVGTDALEGLERVEIPLIDIFETHPREIDFAFCRLEPTAFTGRRESSTAP comes from the coding sequence ATGTCTCGCATCGAAGTTGCCGAACTCGAGGAGGCCGAACGGACGTCGGTACTCGGAACCGGCGGTACGGGCGTGCTGTCGTTTTCGACCGAGGGCGACGAACCACCACGCACCGTCCCAGTCTCCTACGGCTACGATTCCGTCGAGTCGACCTTTTACTTCCGGCTGGCGACCTCACCGGAGCACCCACCCGAGACGCTCGACGGCCACGCCGTCTCGTTCGTCACCTACGACGCCAACGACGAGTGGTGGAGCGTCGTCGCCAAGGGCCGTCTCCAGGACATCGAACGCGACGACGTGGGCACGGACGCTCTCGAAGGCCTCGAGCGCGTCGAGATTCCGCTAATCGACATCTTCGAGACTCATCCCCGAGAGATTGACTTTGCGTTCTGTCGCCTCGAGCCGACGGCGTTCACGGGTCGTCGGGAGTCGAGCACGGCGCCGTGA
- a CDS encoding peptidylprolyl isomerase, producing MANPTATLHTSEGDITVELFEERAPRTVGNFVGLATGEREWTDPETDERVTDEPLYDDVPFHRIIEGFMIQGGDPTGTGRGGPGYTFDDEFHDDLTHDSAGTLSMANAGPNTNGSQFFITLDATPHLDGRHSVFGEVTDGMDVVREIGSVETDGNDKPKRDIVLESVSVDR from the coding sequence ATGGCAAATCCGACAGCGACGCTTCACACGAGCGAAGGCGACATCACCGTCGAACTGTTCGAAGAGCGAGCGCCCCGAACGGTCGGGAACTTCGTCGGTCTGGCGACTGGCGAGCGCGAGTGGACCGATCCCGAAACCGACGAGCGTGTCACCGACGAACCGCTGTACGACGACGTGCCCTTTCATCGTATCATCGAGGGGTTCATGATCCAGGGCGGCGACCCGACCGGCACCGGTCGCGGCGGCCCCGGCTACACCTTCGACGACGAGTTCCACGACGACCTCACTCACGACAGCGCCGGCACCCTCTCGATGGCCAACGCCGGCCCGAACACGAACGGCTCGCAGTTCTTCATCACCCTCGACGCGACGCCTCACCTCGACGGCCGCCACTCGGTCTTCGGCGAAGTGACCGACGGGATGGACGTCGTTCGCGAGATCGGTTCCGTAGAAACGGACGGGAACGACAAGCCAAAACGCGACATCGTTCTCGAGTCGGTGTCCGTCGATCGGTAG
- a CDS encoding archaea-specific SMC-related protein, translated as MSAGETTGQPRVSVENIGGIDSTTVELTTGVNVLTGRNATNRTSFLRSIMGALGSDHVSLKADADHGSVTLELEGETYERHFERREGRIVSSGDPYLEDPTLANLFAFLLESNTARQAVSQQDDLREVIMRPVDIEEIEAEISQAESDKRRLDEEIDRLTSLKSSLPSLEERRQSLRKEIEETEAELEERRADLEASRADESETDDDELEAKLDDLQSARNNLEDIQFQHETEQQSIETLESELEEMQDELEELPDGFETDPDALERELETLRDQRSTLDSSTNQLQSIIQFNEEMLEGTNQRITQALQGETSETDGGAVTEQLLEDDTAMCWTCGSTVETDQIESTIDRLRSLRQEHVQERNELRRQIDDRKETLREARETSQRRQTLTQRIESTEDELEQRRDRLETLNERETELQEGIDDLETTVDELEEESESETLDHQKEVTELEFQVGRLEDDLADVEAEIEEAETEIGRIDDLRSQRERASERLTDLRTRIDRIERESVEAFNDHMSSVLDVLEYENLERIWIERTERTVKEGRRRVDRPVFELHIVRQADDGRTYEDTVDHLSESEREVTGLVFALAGYLVHEVYDEVPFMLLDSLEAIDSNRIARLVEYFSEYAETLVTALLPEDAAALDEEYTRITSI; from the coding sequence ATGAGCGCAGGCGAGACGACTGGACAGCCACGAGTGTCCGTCGAAAACATCGGCGGAATCGACTCGACGACGGTAGAACTGACGACGGGCGTGAACGTCCTCACGGGCCGAAACGCGACGAACCGAACCTCCTTCCTTCGATCTATCATGGGCGCACTCGGAAGCGACCACGTTTCCCTCAAGGCGGACGCCGACCACGGCTCGGTAACGTTAGAGCTCGAAGGTGAAACGTACGAGCGCCACTTCGAACGTCGGGAGGGGCGGATCGTCAGTTCAGGTGATCCCTATCTCGAGGATCCAACGCTGGCGAACCTCTTCGCATTCTTGCTCGAGTCGAACACCGCACGGCAGGCCGTTAGCCAGCAAGATGACCTTCGCGAGGTCATCATGCGGCCGGTCGACATCGAGGAGATCGAGGCCGAAATCTCCCAGGCCGAATCCGACAAACGCCGCCTCGACGAAGAGATCGACCGTCTCACGTCCCTCAAATCGTCGCTTCCCTCGCTCGAGGAACGTCGACAGTCGCTCCGGAAGGAGATCGAGGAAACGGAGGCCGAACTCGAGGAACGACGCGCAGACCTCGAGGCCTCGCGCGCGGACGAATCCGAGACCGACGACGACGAACTCGAGGCTAAACTCGACGATCTGCAGTCGGCGCGAAACAACTTAGAGGACATCCAGTTCCAGCACGAGACCGAACAACAGAGCATCGAAACCCTCGAGTCGGAACTCGAGGAGATGCAGGACGAACTCGAGGAGCTTCCCGACGGCTTCGAAACGGATCCCGACGCACTCGAACGGGAACTCGAGACACTTCGCGACCAGCGATCGACGCTCGATTCGAGTACGAACCAGCTCCAGAGCATCATCCAGTTCAACGAGGAGATGCTCGAGGGGACGAACCAGCGAATCACGCAGGCGTTGCAGGGCGAAACGTCCGAAACCGATGGTGGCGCGGTAACCGAACAATTGCTCGAAGACGACACAGCCATGTGCTGGACGTGCGGGTCCACGGTCGAAACCGACCAGATCGAGTCGACGATCGACCGCCTTCGCTCCCTCCGCCAGGAGCACGTCCAGGAACGCAACGAACTCCGGCGCCAGATCGACGACCGGAAGGAGACGTTGCGGGAGGCACGGGAGACGAGCCAGCGTCGACAGACGCTGACACAGCGAATCGAGAGTACGGAGGACGAACTCGAGCAACGGCGCGACCGGCTCGAGACGCTCAACGAGCGCGAAACCGAACTCCAGGAGGGAATTGACGACCTGGAGACGACGGTCGACGAACTCGAGGAGGAGAGCGAGAGCGAAACGCTCGATCACCAGAAGGAGGTGACCGAACTCGAATTCCAGGTCGGCCGCCTGGAGGACGACCTCGCGGACGTCGAGGCGGAAATCGAGGAAGCCGAGACCGAGATCGGCCGCATCGACGACCTGCGATCACAGCGAGAGCGCGCGTCCGAACGACTCACCGACCTCCGGACTCGGATCGACCGCATCGAACGGGAGTCGGTCGAGGCGTTCAACGACCACATGTCCTCGGTGCTCGACGTCCTGGAGTACGAGAACCTCGAGCGCATCTGGATCGAGCGAACCGAGCGGACGGTCAAGGAGGGACGACGGCGCGTCGACCGACCGGTTTTCGAGTTACACATCGTTCGACAGGCCGACGACGGGCGGACCTACGAGGACACGGTCGATCACCTGAGCGAGAGCGAGCGAGAGGTGACGGGACTCGTGTTCGCGCTGGCTGGTTATCTCGTCCACGAGGTGTACGACGAGGTGCCGTTCATGCTGTTGGACTCGCTCGAAGCCATCGACTCGAATCGGATCGCCCGACTCGTGGAGTACTTCAGCGAGTACGCGGAGACGCTCGTGACGGCATTGCTTCCCGAGGACGCGGCCGCCCTGGATGAGGAGTATACGCGAATTACGTCGATCTAG
- the rdfA gene encoding rod-determining factor RdfA: MPTKVARLLETYDLESLGLELEQRWLGKGYERESLRKLATRFNERLLGERMARAGLSPLDGEVENTYRLLTDDGVSAGMRTQAERELERAGIDVDALRREFVSHQAVHTYLTSDRELEGPSSQTSPEDRLERDAASIQRLSSRLTAVTEDTVKRYRETDLLESGSVSVLVDVNVLCEECGEQYDVATFLERGGCRCRE; encoded by the coding sequence ATGCCGACTAAGGTCGCTCGTCTGCTCGAGACCTACGACCTCGAGAGCCTCGGACTCGAACTCGAACAGCGCTGGCTCGGGAAGGGGTACGAACGGGAGAGCCTCCGCAAGTTGGCCACGCGATTCAACGAGCGTCTCCTCGGTGAACGGATGGCTCGCGCCGGCCTGTCGCCACTCGACGGCGAGGTCGAGAACACGTATCGACTCCTCACCGATGACGGCGTAAGCGCCGGGATGCGAACCCAGGCCGAACGCGAACTCGAACGGGCCGGCATCGACGTCGACGCGCTCCGACGGGAGTTCGTCTCCCACCAGGCGGTTCACACCTACCTGACGAGCGACCGGGAACTCGAGGGGCCCTCGAGCCAGACGAGTCCGGAGGACCGCCTCGAGCGGGATGCAGCGTCCATCCAGCGACTCTCGAGTCGGCTGACCGCGGTCACGGAGGACACAGTGAAGCGATATCGGGAGACGGACCTCCTCGAGAGCGGTTCCGTATCGGTGCTCGTCGACGTGAACGTCCTCTGTGAGGAGTGTGGAGAGCAGTACGACGTCGCGACGTTCCTCGAGCGTGGCGGTTGTCGCTGTCGCGAGTGA
- the artA gene encoding archaeosortase A, producing MSSSPVTVLPAAVGSFGATDALAWVAIGAFVLALLLQWQARENAARYLAAGAWVVFGVFWLTMVPYYYGEAQSPIQTMLSLAALPLCAYTGYLLYQGRTSLLLLTKAVAFMGIIYLPVETIPFARTWLIETTAAQTHYGMELLGHSPGLNEGANGYKSRFDFDPDETVTGRTTYIVLACTGIGSMAIFGGLIAAVKAPLRRKATAFALAIGVIWFLNLIRNVFIGLASPFGWFQYDPLIYITTTYMGSPADRTSFLVAHNFVAQSLSIVALVGITYLVIRILPEVVEPLEEALFVLTGTEYDLAEALGKPDPTGEQITPSSDD from the coding sequence ATGTCCTCCTCGCCCGTAACGGTCCTGCCAGCGGCCGTAGGGTCGTTCGGCGCCACCGACGCGCTGGCGTGGGTCGCGATCGGCGCCTTCGTTCTCGCACTGCTCCTCCAGTGGCAGGCCCGTGAGAACGCCGCCCGCTACCTGGCCGCCGGCGCCTGGGTCGTCTTCGGCGTCTTTTGGTTGACGATGGTTCCGTACTACTACGGCGAGGCCCAGAGCCCGATCCAGACGATGTTGAGCCTCGCCGCACTTCCGCTGTGTGCGTACACGGGGTATCTCCTGTACCAGGGCCGAACGTCCCTGCTCTTGCTCACGAAGGCGGTCGCCTTCATGGGAATTATCTACCTCCCCGTCGAGACGATTCCGTTCGCCAGGACCTGGCTGATCGAGACGACGGCTGCCCAGACCCACTACGGGATGGAACTGCTCGGCCACAGCCCGGGCCTCAACGAGGGTGCGAACGGCTACAAGAGTCGCTTCGACTTCGACCCCGACGAGACGGTAACGGGGCGAACGACCTACATCGTCCTCGCGTGTACCGGCATCGGGAGCATGGCGATCTTCGGCGGATTGATCGCCGCCGTGAAGGCGCCACTCCGGCGAAAGGCCACCGCGTTCGCGCTCGCCATCGGCGTCATCTGGTTCCTGAACCTGATCCGAAACGTCTTCATCGGTCTCGCCTCGCCCTTCGGCTGGTTCCAGTACGACCCGCTGATCTACATTACGACGACGTACATGGGATCGCCCGCCGACCGGACGTCGTTCCTCGTCGCCCACAACTTCGTCGCCCAGTCGCTATCGATCGTCGCCCTCGTCGGGATCACGTACCTCGTGATTCGCATCCTTCCGGAGGTCGTAGAACCGCTCGAGGAGGCGCTGTTCGTACTCACCGGGACCGAGTACGACCTCGCCGAGGCCCTCGGAAAACCCGACCCCACAGGCGAGCAGATCACGCCCTCGAGCGACGATTGA
- a CDS encoding anthranilate phosphoribosyltransferase: MAQATQDFGEWPLKRLMTEIVGSGPKSADDMTREQAREAFRRILADEPDPTTLGAFWLANRWKKNTPEELAAFTDVMREESVVTAEPDCDPVDCGANYDGKHTTAVLGVAAGIVAAAAGTPIVTHSGDRVPTQKATAYKHVLDELGVRTELEPRESAEMVDETGFGFYYQPTFSPGVHALYDRRDQMGVRTFVNTIETVANPANANVHLGSFYHLAFAKKTCDLVAESEALEFSRVVMFQGMEGYDDIRPGYTKVADWRAGEFDDFEIETAEYGMEMENDDLAVDDVDADSAAITEAVLAGERDDHFADAVALNAAFRMFARDDVADLEDGLERARAVIDDGSAAAVLEDLRAF, translated from the coding sequence ATGGCCCAGGCTACCCAGGACTTCGGCGAGTGGCCGCTGAAACGCCTGATGACCGAAATCGTCGGCTCCGGTCCCAAATCCGCCGACGACATGACCCGCGAGCAGGCTCGAGAGGCGTTCCGGCGGATTCTCGCCGACGAACCCGACCCGACCACGCTGGGGGCGTTCTGGCTGGCGAATCGCTGGAAGAAGAATACGCCCGAGGAGCTGGCGGCGTTCACCGACGTCATGCGCGAGGAGAGCGTCGTGACGGCTGAACCCGACTGCGACCCCGTCGACTGTGGCGCGAACTACGACGGCAAGCACACCACGGCCGTCCTCGGCGTGGCCGCCGGTATCGTCGCCGCTGCCGCCGGGACGCCCATCGTAACCCACTCCGGCGACCGCGTCCCCACCCAGAAGGCGACGGCCTACAAGCACGTCCTGGACGAACTGGGCGTTCGGACGGAACTCGAGCCCAGGGAATCAGCGGAGATGGTCGACGAGACCGGCTTCGGCTTCTACTACCAGCCGACCTTCAGCCCCGGCGTCCACGCGCTGTACGACCGTCGGGATCAGATGGGCGTTCGAACGTTCGTCAACACCATCGAGACCGTCGCCAATCCGGCTAATGCCAACGTCCACCTCGGCTCGTTCTACCACCTGGCGTTCGCGAAGAAGACGTGCGACCTGGTCGCCGAGAGCGAGGCACTCGAGTTCTCCCGCGTCGTCATGTTCCAGGGAATGGAGGGCTACGACGACATCCGTCCCGGGTACACGAAAGTCGCCGACTGGCGGGCTGGCGAGTTCGACGACTTCGAGATCGAAACCGCCGAGTACGGTATGGAGATGGAGAACGACGACCTCGCCGTCGACGACGTCGACGCCGACTCCGCAGCGATCACCGAGGCTGTTCTCGCCGGCGAGCGCGACGACCACTTCGCCGACGCCGTCGCGCTCAACGCCGCGTTCCGGATGTTCGCCCGTGACGACGTAGCCGATCTCGAGGACGGCCTCGAGCGCGCTCGCGCGGTTATCGACGACGGGAGCGCGGCGGCAGTGCTCGAGGATCTGCGCGCGTTCTGA
- a CDS encoding threonine synthase has product MDTTDAFVGLECIDCGASFDAETGTHRCPDCDGILDPTYDYDAVDLDRETLEARPFDSMWRYEELLPFTRASAVTMDEGATPLVECEKLADELGVGRVLIKDEGRNPTGTFKDRGQTLAMTAANQHGASDVALASAGNAGQAAAAYAGRADIDSHVFLPSRAGFTTKAMVNVHGGDMTVVGGRIGDAGAAYADAMAEHDDWYSVKTFVTPYRHEGKKTMLYEIVEQLQWEVPDAIVYPTGGGVGLVGMYKAAEEFRDLGLIDDVPALYAAQATGCQPIVEAFENGRERHDPVEYPDTICGGIEIPDPGASPWILEALRESDGGAVATDDDEILEAAVAVAKGEGLEMAPTCAAAASGAWELGERGAFDDDATVVILNTGAGNKDADVLRSHLMGQGV; this is encoded by the coding sequence ATGGACACCACGGACGCGTTCGTCGGTCTCGAGTGCATCGACTGCGGGGCGTCGTTCGACGCCGAAACCGGCACTCACCGCTGTCCCGACTGCGACGGCATCCTCGATCCGACCTACGACTACGACGCGGTCGACCTCGACCGGGAGACCCTCGAGGCTCGCCCGTTCGACTCGATGTGGCGCTACGAGGAACTGCTCCCCTTCACCCGGGCGTCGGCGGTGACGATGGACGAGGGCGCGACGCCGCTGGTCGAGTGTGAAAAGCTCGCCGACGAACTCGGCGTTGGGCGCGTCCTGATCAAAGACGAGGGTCGGAATCCGACAGGAACGTTCAAGGACCGCGGCCAGACCCTGGCGATGACGGCCGCGAACCAGCACGGTGCGAGCGACGTCGCGCTGGCGTCGGCGGGCAACGCCGGACAGGCCGCCGCCGCGTACGCCGGCCGTGCCGACATCGACTCGCACGTGTTCCTCCCATCTCGAGCGGGCTTCACGACCAAGGCGATGGTGAACGTCCACGGCGGCGACATGACCGTCGTCGGCGGGCGAATCGGCGACGCAGGCGCGGCTTACGCGGACGCGATGGCCGAGCACGACGACTGGTACTCCGTGAAGACGTTCGTGACGCCCTACCGCCACGAAGGCAAGAAGACGATGCTGTACGAGATCGTCGAGCAACTCCAGTGGGAAGTCCCCGACGCCATCGTCTACCCGACCGGCGGCGGCGTCGGCCTCGTGGGAATGTACAAGGCGGCCGAGGAGTTCCGCGACCTGGGGCTCATCGACGACGTGCCGGCGCTGTACGCCGCTCAGGCGACGGGCTGTCAGCCGATCGTCGAGGCCTTCGAGAACGGCCGAGAGCGCCACGACCCCGTCGAGTACCCTGACACCATCTGCGGCGGCATCGAGATTCCCGACCCCGGCGCCAGCCCGTGGATCCTCGAGGCTCTGCGCGAGAGCGACGGCGGCGCGGTCGCGACCGACGACGACGAGATCCTGGAGGCGGCCGTCGCCGTTGCGAAGGGCGAGGGCCTCGAGATGGCGCCGACCTGCGCGGCGGCGGCCAGCGGGGCCTGGGAGCTCGGCGAGCGCGGGGCGTTCGACGACGACGCGACGGTTGTGATCCTCAACACGGGGGCCGGAAACAAGGACGCCGACGTGCTGCGCAGTCACCTGATGGGCCAGGGCGTCTGA